One Misgurnus anguillicaudatus chromosome 19, ASM2758022v2, whole genome shotgun sequence genomic region harbors:
- the baiap2l2a gene encoding BAR/IMD domain-containing adapter protein 2-like 2 isoform X1: MSGQNSDQLHRNTLGIYTNIMEQFNPGLQRLVALGNSYIQAFQALAVTSEAYFNALAKMGEQAMQRMSSRLLGDVLIQISENQKRLNSELEGVFRWFHSEVLQDMEHNVRLDKEYILASKRQYENEVRNQATALERQLRRGVPQDGSEYVRFLRESQKEALKEEERRYRFLAEKHCGLSQSIAYLMNKTGGGLQNKVEGWKDLVNHTREARPRTPPRLDDNVVFNDGVSRFAEPLGRVPSRGPSPQRSRSNSSSGMPGGRVMRALVTHPPAANPTLLPFAQGETITLLVQEPRNGWLYGRCDSSGRQGWFPAAYVGPTDEPPEPPAPSYRRSSGGMSNHFDQPVSSSHHVAPPPAPPPPPSFKSSTSRPVTPTPSENKRQDIYGSRPELFPRGTNPFATVKLKPTKTNDRSAPRV, from the exons ATGTCAGGACAAAACAGTGATCAACTGCATCGAAACACTTTGGGCATTTATACA AACATAATGGAGCAGTTCAACCCAGGTCTGCAGAGACTGGTGGCACTGGGAAACAGCTACATTCAGGCTTTCCAAG CCCTTGCTGTCACAAGTGAAGCCTATTTCAATGCTTTGGCAAAGATGGGTGAACAGGCCATGCAGCGTATGTCCTCACGTTTGCTGG GTGATGTATTGATACAGATCTCTGAGAATCAGAAGAGACTCAACAGTGAACTGGAGGGAGTG TTTCGTTGGTTTCACTCTGAGGTCCTGCAAGACATGGAACACAATGTCAGGTTGGATAAAGAGTACATATTA GCCAGCAAGAGGCAATATGAGAATGAGGTGAGAAACCAGGCAACCGCATTGGAGAGACAATTGAGGAGAGGGGTTCCACAG GACGGCAGTGAATATGTGCGATTTCTGAGGGAGAGTCAAAAAGAGGCGCTAAAGGAGGAAGAAAGGAGATATCGATTCCTGGCTGAGAAACACTGCGGTCTCTCCCAGTCCATTGCCTATCTCATGAATAAG ACAGGGGGCGGGCTGCAGAACAAAGTAGAGGGGTGGAAAGATCTGGTGAATCACACCAGAGAAGCACGTCCACGCACTCCTCCGCGACTTGATGATAATGTGGTG TTTAATGATGGTGTTAGTCGTTTTGCGGAGCCTTTGGGCAGAGTTCCTTCTAGAG GCCCCTCCCCCCAACGCAGTCGTTCCAACTCTTCCTCGGGAATGCCTGGAGGCAGAGTGATGCGAGCACTCGTGACCCACCCTCCAGCCGCGAACCCCACCCTCCTGCCATTCGCCCAGGGAGAAACCATAACCTTGCTTGTTCAGGAGCCAAGGAATGGCTGGCTGTATGGCCGCTGTGACAGTTCAGGACG GCAGGGCTGGTTCCCAGCTGCTTACGTAGGTCCCACAGATGAGCCACCTGAACCGCCTGCCCCCAG CTACCGTAGAAGCAGTGGCGGTATGAGTAACCATTTCGACCAACCCGTCAGCAGCAGCCACCATGTGGCTCCGCCCCCGGCTCCTCCTCCACCTCCGTCATTTAAATCCAGCACGTCCAGGCCAGTTACGCCAACCCCTTCAGAAAATAAA
- the baiap2l2a gene encoding BAR/IMD domain-containing adapter protein 2-like 2 isoform X2: MSGQNSDQLHRNTLGIYTNIMEQFNPGLQRLVALGNSYIQAFQALAVTSEAYFNALAKMGEQAMQRMSSRLLGDVLIQISENQKRLNSELEGVFRWFHSEVLQDMEHNVRLDKEYILASKRQYENEVRNQATALERQLRRGVPQDGSEYVRFLRESQKEALKEEERRYRFLAEKHCGLSQSIAYLMNKTGGGLQNKVEGWKDLVNHTREARPRTPPRLDDNVFNDGVSRFAEPLGRVPSRGPSPQRSRSNSSSGMPGGRVMRALVTHPPAANPTLLPFAQGETITLLVQEPRNGWLYGRCDSSGRQGWFPAAYVGPTDEPPEPPAPSYRRSSGGMSNHFDQPVSSSHHVAPPPAPPPPPSFKSSTSRPVTPTPSENKRQDIYGSRPELFPRGTNPFATVKLKPTKTNDRSAPRV, from the exons ATGTCAGGACAAAACAGTGATCAACTGCATCGAAACACTTTGGGCATTTATACA AACATAATGGAGCAGTTCAACCCAGGTCTGCAGAGACTGGTGGCACTGGGAAACAGCTACATTCAGGCTTTCCAAG CCCTTGCTGTCACAAGTGAAGCCTATTTCAATGCTTTGGCAAAGATGGGTGAACAGGCCATGCAGCGTATGTCCTCACGTTTGCTGG GTGATGTATTGATACAGATCTCTGAGAATCAGAAGAGACTCAACAGTGAACTGGAGGGAGTG TTTCGTTGGTTTCACTCTGAGGTCCTGCAAGACATGGAACACAATGTCAGGTTGGATAAAGAGTACATATTA GCCAGCAAGAGGCAATATGAGAATGAGGTGAGAAACCAGGCAACCGCATTGGAGAGACAATTGAGGAGAGGGGTTCCACAG GACGGCAGTGAATATGTGCGATTTCTGAGGGAGAGTCAAAAAGAGGCGCTAAAGGAGGAAGAAAGGAGATATCGATTCCTGGCTGAGAAACACTGCGGTCTCTCCCAGTCCATTGCCTATCTCATGAATAAG ACAGGGGGCGGGCTGCAGAACAAAGTAGAGGGGTGGAAAGATCTGGTGAATCACACCAGAGAAGCACGTCCACGCACTCCTCCGCGACTTGATGATAATGTG TTTAATGATGGTGTTAGTCGTTTTGCGGAGCCTTTGGGCAGAGTTCCTTCTAGAG GCCCCTCCCCCCAACGCAGTCGTTCCAACTCTTCCTCGGGAATGCCTGGAGGCAGAGTGATGCGAGCACTCGTGACCCACCCTCCAGCCGCGAACCCCACCCTCCTGCCATTCGCCCAGGGAGAAACCATAACCTTGCTTGTTCAGGAGCCAAGGAATGGCTGGCTGTATGGCCGCTGTGACAGTTCAGGACG GCAGGGCTGGTTCCCAGCTGCTTACGTAGGTCCCACAGATGAGCCACCTGAACCGCCTGCCCCCAG CTACCGTAGAAGCAGTGGCGGTATGAGTAACCATTTCGACCAACCCGTCAGCAGCAGCCACCATGTGGCTCCGCCCCCGGCTCCTCCTCCACCTCCGTCATTTAAATCCAGCACGTCCAGGCCAGTTACGCCAACCCCTTCAGAAAATAAA